taaaaacataatgaATAAATGTATTTAACAACACATACACAGAAGATTTGAATATAGCACAGGATCAAAAATCAAacctatgtctgaatttaaagATATCTCTGTTTATTTGTAGTTTCAAATATGAATATCCATTTTTGATGAACAAGAACCAAAACTGGGCCGCTCCACATTCACAATTGAACTTAAGAACTAAAACATTGAATCTAAAAATTGCATAACATATTacaatttatgttaaaaaagtCAGCTTCCGGCAACGAGAAGCGAGCAAATTAGTAGTGATGATATTCAATAATTATGACTAAAAACTACGATATAAAGAAATGTACAAGGAACATGGATTTCTTCTATTCAATCATTAACAAATTATTCTAACacgtaattaaataattatgattATCTATTTACACACAACTAAAATATTGTACTGATATATAGCGGTATGAAGGCGGAATAATGGCATGATTTTCGGCTAATCTGTCTGCATTGAGGTAAAGTTTAGTTTGCAGCATTTCTACACAGTATACTCTATGTATTTTCATTGAGTTTTGTTATATATTCCGTATTAAAATAGATCACTGTAATCGTAATATCATCTCGATACAAACGCACCACATCTTGCGGCAACGAAAGATAGTAAGCTATTTTTGAATGTTCAATACCGTAATCGGTGCCCCCTAAAGCATTGCGTATTAGATGTGTTGCGGCATTCTGATCCAGTGGTTTCCTAGCGCGTCCAGCTctgataaaatattaataaaattcattacattaaatcaaatattctttTGTATTCAATATATACTTTCGTTCTGCCAACAATTTGGATACGTCCAGCAATGTGACTTCGCCAGGTGGTAGCTTCATAGGTTCCAGTACCtttttggaatttaaatgtTCGCCAACAAGACCTACAACTTGAGATGGTGTTAAAAAATCCCACAAACCATCGCTAGctataaccaaaaatttatcGCTGGGTCCTAGTACATGATGCTGTACTTCTGGTAGCGCCGTTAGATAAGGCGGAGTGTAATAATGTGGTGGCACTGCGTGCTCCCCAAAAGTAGGTACAACATATTTATCCATTATTTCGTTACTCCATTTGTAACGGAAGTCTCCTAGGGCTCGTAAAGGTGCTAATTGACCCAATAAACGCTCATTACGTATGGCCGTGTCGTGCTCCTCTTTGGGATGCTCTTCTAAGATGCGTTGAACTTCCTTAAGATTGTCGGCGTTGTGctcgttgtttaattttttagattgcCACTGTCCGGTTTCAGGACATTGTATACCCAAGACTGCGCCGCAATCACCAGTGCTGGCAACATGCAAATTTAGCTGATCAATATGCGCTACACAAGCCACAGcacctaaaaataaaaacttattatcaattttaattcaaggtatattataaatttacctGACATTGCTACCGACATTGTgcgcatatttgtgtgttttaaagcTTCTTTTGATAAGTCATCATCTAACCGCAAAAAGGCGTTGCTTATTTCAAATGCGACATCTTGTGCTGCCTGTCCAGAAATAGTTTGCACATATTCCCTAAAGctattttcgtaaatattttttatttcggagACGAAATCCGCCTGtttaccaaaaaatttataaataatattttcgagaAACTTACACGAAACTTACCTTATCATTATGGCATCTTAAAAATGATTGACTGTTGTAATCTTTGGTTATTATTTCATTCAGTGTTCCTCTGTCGATGGCCCCTGCAGCCACATATCGCAGCAAGCGTTTGGAAATAACTTGAGAGCAGGCGGGTCCTCCATGGCCGTCAAATATTCCACATATGAAgcctttaataataatttttaattgacgtgttcaattttgaatttagtTATATAACAATACAATTATGTAAACGACTGAccatttttgtgtaaaaatgtgGCTTCGGTTCGGGAATCTTCACAAGGTTTATTCGAACTTAATTGATTGGATTCATAGCTACGTACTATGCTGTCATCTTCGGCAAACGTTTGGATGTATTCGTTTTCTCTcaaaattaagttgatctaaaTGGATTTGACATATTATTTTATAGCTGCTTAAATCTTTTGTATGTCGGTAATTCAAATTACATCGTACGGCGAAAGGTTTGGCAGCTGTGCTTCTTGGCGGATTGTAATTCGGAATTGACGTATCGCACCTCCAACATTAGAACAGTTGCCTTGTCGTATACAGACGACACTGTTACGAAGAAGGAGTGTTAGCATCGAAAATTTACTGTATAATGCTGGATGAGTGCAACTTCCAAGTTTAAACAATTGTTACCCTAATTGTATGGAACCCTCTTTTTTAAGGCGATGTTAGCCTGTGTTGAgaataagcaaacaaaacaacatgtaatatttaagaaaactgGTTCTCTTTTTGATGAAGTTTGCAGAACGTATTCACCTTACCTTAgtaactttcaaaattttatttattttatacttaagacaatattaaaataataatattgttaatAAGTACATAGCTTTTAAACCGAaactttgtatttttattaaaatactatatataaaacaaaatgccCCTAAAAggaatttgtttcttttataattttgacaTTGCCATATGAAACAACTAGTTGCcacatcaaatttttttggcgaatatttttaatgttgccATCCTGATCATTTCCACTGATATATGGCGATCATTTGCGAGCACAAATTAAAATCTGAGATACCAAGGCTCACCTCACATTATGGTGCGACTTCAAAGCAATTGAATACACGACAGAgaactttaattaaattactataatatatattctCTGTGCACGAGAATGACGTAAagagtgaaataaaatatttcaattctcGTAGCGTGTGTACCGCCTTACAGTCGAAAAATTGTAATAGAGTTGTGTGTACACCTGTTCTGTCATAATTTTTTGAGGGTGTTTACGCGTTTTCTTCTTCACACAATCAGAGAGATTTTCCAATGCAGAGAACGAAAATTGttgaaaggaaaaaatgaaattcgattgaaaaattataaaagcacGGTTAATATGAGTGAAAATGTTTTGCCtaacagaatttattttgtgtacatttgaaatattttttggtaaaatgtgaaaaagaCGTAATAAGAAAGTTGTTACCAATTGCCGTCGTGGTTTGAGCTTCGTTCGCTTCTTCTTCGTTGTCTACGTCTGCTTTGTgctagatatttttatttccatcaCTAGCTAAATTTCCACCAATTTTCCTTCAATACTTTAAGTAGAAAATAGTGAAAAAGTCATCTTTTATAAACATCAAAAAAGATACAAGTGAAAAAGATTTCTTAAATGCGAGTGTTATACAAATGAAACGAACTTGAGATTCTGTGTTTTTGTAGTCGCGTTATGAAGGAAGCTAAACAGTTTTCCCTGTGTTGGGTTAAATAGATTGttaatttccatttcattaacaTATCGGAGTAAAGAcgaatatacatttgtattaaaTGTAGAGCCAACAGCTGCATTCGCAGACAGCGAGCAAAGCAGCAATAGCAGAGTGCGAAGGCATTTCAATAGCATTAAAAGAAGCAACGGGAAGACAGGTAAAGTGGAAGAGAGCACAAGTGTTGTTCATATGAAGACTTTTGGAATAcactatgtgtatgtgtttgtgattGTTTGGTAGATTTGCTGCATATGTTTGGATTTAAAAATCATCacaaaataactatttaaaacGAAACGCGTAAAACTGCATTTTCGTACTACTTAAATTACACACTTATGCAGAAAAGATTAAAAAGGAGGAGCAAAAGCAAAGATACAAATACTGGCTTATAAATAAGTGAAAGCTAAAGGTTGAGCTATCCTATAATACTTGAGTGTTTTTTTTCtgctctatatatacatatatatgacatTGTTTATGAAATAT
The DNA window shown above is from Bactrocera dorsalis isolate Fly_Bdor unplaced genomic scaffold, ASM2337382v1 BdCtg015, whole genome shotgun sequence and carries:
- the LOC105225539 gene encoding pyruvate dehydrogenase [acetyl-transferring]-phosphatase 1, mitochondrial, whose protein sequence is MLTLLLRNSVVCIRQGNCSNVGGAIRQFRITIRQEAQLPNLSPYDINLILRENEYIQTFAEDDSIVRSYESNQLSSNKPCEDSRTEATFLHKNGFICGIFDGHGGPACSQVISKRLLRYVAAGAIDRGTLNEIITKDYNSQSFLRCHNDKADFVSEIKNIYENSFREYVQTISGQAAQDVAFEISNAFLRLDDDLSKEALKHTNMRTMSVAMSGAVACVAHIDQLNLHVASTGDCGAVLGIQCPETGQWQSKKLNNEHNADNLKEVQRILEEHPKEEHDTAIRNERLLGQLAPLRALGDFRYKWSNEIMDKYVVPTFGEHAVPPHYYTPPYLTALPEVQHHVLGPSDKFLVIASDGLWDFLTPSQVVGLVGEHLNSKKVLEPMKLPPGEVTLLDVSKLLAERKAGRARKPLDQNAATHLIRNALGGTDYGIEHSKIAYYLSLPQDVVRLYRDDITITVIYFNTEYITKLNENT